A single genomic interval of Acidobacteriota bacterium harbors:
- a CDS encoding Gfo/Idh/MocA family oxidoreductase: MEKQGLVSRRTIVKGAAVTAAASTFTIVKAESVRGTAANSMVEVGWIGNGGQGTRDAQLLEQTKEAKIVAVGDYFKSQADKAAAKFGVDAKRIHVGIDAYKEVIGSNVDAVLLTTPPGFRPDHFKLAVASKKHVYAEKPLAVDVPGCHTVLEAGDKAKMQNLTVVVGLQRHYSKAYRAAKKLFDEGAMGQAVMAHSAWDQARIWGERRGKRADWKSQLDFEIQYWYFFKWLSGDHIVEQNIHNIDVINWFIGEHPVRAAGISAVFDKRDGLGDIHDHFAVNYEYANGVLSSNTCVQVDGVVGDVSETIRGTKGTFTTTAGKGGTGGVRIEALPTRKDPNPAPIYQYQGNDDKHYDQEAATFVASVLGKGEGEDKYRNDTKYGVESTFTAILGRESAYRKTALTWAELWNETKKLSFKPESKA; encoded by the coding sequence ATGGAAAAGCAGGGCTTAGTTTCGCGCAGAACCATTGTCAAAGGCGCGGCTGTGACCGCCGCCGCTTCAACATTCACCATCGTCAAAGCAGAATCCGTTCGCGGCACCGCCGCCAATTCAATGGTCGAAGTCGGCTGGATTGGCAACGGCGGCCAGGGAACCCGTGACGCACAACTGCTGGAACAAACCAAAGAAGCAAAGATTGTCGCCGTCGGCGATTATTTCAAATCCCAAGCCGACAAAGCGGCGGCGAAATTCGGCGTGGACGCCAAACGCATTCACGTCGGCATTGACGCGTACAAGGAAGTCATCGGCTCCAACGTGGACGCCGTGTTGTTGACCACACCACCGGGATTTCGCCCGGATCATTTCAAATTGGCCGTTGCCTCCAAAAAACACGTCTATGCCGAAAAACCGCTGGCAGTAGACGTTCCCGGATGCCACACCGTGCTGGAAGCAGGCGACAAAGCCAAAATGCAGAATTTGACCGTTGTCGTCGGGTTACAGCGCCACTATTCCAAAGCCTACCGCGCAGCCAAGAAACTGTTTGATGAAGGCGCCATGGGACAGGCCGTGATGGCGCATTCGGCCTGGGATCAAGCCAGAATCTGGGGAGAACGCCGCGGTAAACGCGCGGATTGGAAATCGCAGTTGGATTTTGAAATCCAGTACTGGTACTTCTTCAAATGGTTGTCGGGCGATCATATCGTCGAACAGAACATCCACAACATTGACGTCATCAATTGGTTTATCGGTGAACATCCGGTGCGCGCCGCAGGCATCAGCGCCGTGTTCGACAAACGAGACGGACTCGGCGACATTCACGACCATTTCGCCGTCAATTACGAATACGCCAATGGCGTGTTGTCGTCGAACACCTGCGTTCAAGTGGACGGCGTGGTCGGAGACGTATCCGAAACCATTCGCGGAACCAAAGGGACTTTCACGACGACGGCGGGCAAAGGCGGAACGGGCGGCGTTCGCATCGAAGCTTTGCCTACACGCAAAGACCCGAATCCCGCGCCGATTTACCAGTATCAAGGCAACGACGACAAACATTACGACCAGGAAGCCGCGACCTTTGTCGCCAGTGTTCTGGGCAAAGGCGAAGGTGAAGACAAATATCGCAACGACACCAAATACGGCGTCGAAAGCACCTTCACCGCCATTCTCGGACGCGAATCGGCGTATCGCAAGACAGCGTTGACCTGGGCCGAATTATGGAATGAAACCAAGAAGCTCAGCTTCAAACCCGAATCGAAAGCATAG
- a CDS encoding aldehyde dehydrogenase family protein produces MKIHDKLFINGQWVKPAGTGTIDVINSTTEEVMGQIPEGAVEDVNAAVAAAKSAFESWSTTTTEERRRYLQLIADKLASKKDEIAALIAAEVGMPLPLATAVQAGMPAMVMGSYAELLGSFQFEETIGKALVVKEPVGVVGCITPWNFPLHQVICKVAPALAAGCTVVLKPSEVAPLTAFVLAEIIADIGLPAGVFNLVTGYGPVVGEAIAAHQDVDMVSFTGSTRAGKRVSELASQTVKKVSLELGGKSANVILDDADFDKAVKSGVGACYFNSGQTCSALTRMLVPRSRYDEAVSIAKKTAEGFTVGDPLGGAAKLGPLVSATQRERVINYIKKGMEEGATLVTGGADMPEGLTKGYFVRPTVFADVNNKMTIAQEEIFGPVLSIIPYEDEDDAVRIANDTVYGLAGGVWSGDPERAKRVARRLRTGQVEINGGKFNPLVPFGGYKQSGNGRELGKYGLEEFLEVKAMLM; encoded by the coding sequence TTGAAGATTCACGACAAACTTTTTATCAACGGCCAATGGGTGAAACCCGCAGGAACCGGAACCATTGATGTCATCAACTCCACCACAGAAGAAGTCATGGGACAGATTCCCGAAGGCGCAGTCGAAGATGTCAACGCAGCAGTTGCCGCTGCCAAATCGGCATTTGAATCCTGGTCAACGACAACCACAGAAGAGCGTCGCCGGTACCTGCAATTGATCGCAGACAAACTGGCTTCAAAGAAAGACGAAATCGCCGCGCTCATTGCCGCCGAAGTTGGCATGCCCTTGCCGCTGGCGACCGCTGTTCAGGCCGGAATGCCCGCGATGGTCATGGGATCGTATGCGGAATTGCTGGGCAGTTTTCAGTTTGAAGAAACCATCGGCAAGGCGCTGGTGGTGAAAGAACCGGTCGGCGTCGTAGGTTGCATCACGCCGTGGAACTTTCCGCTGCATCAGGTGATTTGCAAAGTGGCTCCGGCGCTGGCTGCCGGTTGCACCGTTGTGCTGAAACCCAGCGAAGTTGCGCCGCTCACCGCGTTCGTATTGGCCGAAATTATCGCCGACATCGGATTGCCCGCCGGAGTATTCAATCTTGTGACCGGCTACGGCCCTGTGGTCGGCGAAGCGATTGCCGCGCATCAGGACGTGGATATGGTTTCCTTCACCGGCTCGACGCGCGCGGGCAAACGGGTCAGCGAACTCGCCAGCCAAACCGTCAAGAAAGTGTCGCTGGAACTCGGCGGCAAATCGGCCAACGTGATTTTGGACGACGCCGATTTTGACAAAGCGGTGAAAAGCGGCGTTGGCGCGTGTTATTTCAATTCCGGCCAGACGTGTTCGGCGTTGACGCGCATGCTGGTTCCGCGTTCGCGGTACGATGAAGCCGTCTCAATCGCCAAAAAGACTGCCGAAGGTTTCACCGTGGGCGATCCGCTGGGCGGAGCCGCCAAGCTTGGCCCGCTGGTTTCGGCGACGCAGCGCGAGCGAGTGATCAATTACATCAAAAAGGGAATGGAAGAAGGCGCGACGCTGGTTACGGGGGGAGCCGATATGCCCGAAGGGTTGACCAAAGGCTACTTTGTGCGCCCGACGGTGTTTGCCGACGTGAACAACAAAATGACCATCGCGCAGGAAGAAATATTCGGCCCTGTGCTTTCGATCATTCCGTATGAAGATGAAGACGACGCCGTCCGCATTGCAAACGACACGGTTTACGGTTTGGCGGGCGGAGTTTGGTCTGGCGATCCGGAACGCGCCAAACGCGTTGCTCGACGATTGAGAACCGGGCAGGTCGAAATCAACGGCGGCAAATTCAATCCGCTGGTTCCGTTCGGGGGTTACAAACAATCCGGCAATGGCCGCGAACTTGGCAAATACGGGTTGGAGGAGTTTCTGGAAGTCAAAGCAATGCTGATGTAA
- a CDS encoding group II truncated hemoglobin, translated as MNQTLYEQIGGEAVIRKLVDRFYDLMDSQPEAAGLRALHPADLTESRNKLFWFLVGWSGGPPMYVERFGHPRLRARHLPFPIGESERDQWLWCMSQALEETITDGLARTQMSRNFAQLADFMRNKAG; from the coding sequence ATGAACCAAACACTTTACGAACAGATTGGCGGCGAAGCCGTCATCCGCAAACTGGTAGATCGCTTTTACGATTTGATGGATTCGCAGCCGGAAGCCGCTGGCCTTCGCGCGCTGCATCCGGCGGATTTGACCGAATCGCGCAACAAACTGTTTTGGTTTTTGGTGGGATGGTCTGGTGGGCCGCCAATGTATGTCGAACGCTTCGGTCATCCACGACTGCGCGCGCGGCATTTGCCGTTTCCCATCGGAGAATCGGAACGTGACCAATGGTTGTGGTGCATGAGTCAGGCTTTGGAAGAAACAATCACCGATGGCTTGGCGCGTACACAAATGTCGCGCAACTTCGCTCAGCTCGCGGATTTCATGCGCAACAAAGCCGGTTAA
- a CDS encoding aspartate aminotransferase family protein: protein MSAENKTSTSDTVQKHKDFLFPAVTMYYQEPIALEHGQGMHVWDESGNKYLDCFGGVLTTSLGHAHPQVTEAVVEQVKKITHTSTLYANAPQSQLAAKLAEITPGRLEKSFFTNSGTEADETATQAAKLYTGRQEIITLRHSYSGRSAAAQSAGGHRSWKVLPTQVAGYYHAPAPYCYRCPFKLTYPECDLACAKDLKELIETATSGNIAAFMAEPILGVGGYITPPKEYFKEAVAIVRQYGGVFITDEVQTGWGRTGDKWFGIEHWDVEPDIITSAKGMAAGLPIGWTIATPEVAAAVPTLTFSTFGGNPVSTRAALATIEVIETENLVHSAKVVGDHLREKLMGLMEKYEVIGDVRGMGLMQALELVKDRKTKEPHPQAVVKVFEETKKRGVLIGKGGLYGNCIRIGPPLIATKDDMDEMVTALDEALATI from the coding sequence ATGAGCGCCGAAAATAAAACTTCGACTTCCGATACTGTCCAAAAACACAAAGATTTTCTGTTTCCAGCCGTCACCATGTATTACCAGGAACCGATTGCCCTGGAACACGGCCAGGGCATGCACGTGTGGGATGAATCCGGCAACAAATACCTGGATTGTTTTGGCGGCGTGCTGACCACCAGCCTGGGGCACGCGCATCCGCAAGTGACCGAAGCTGTTGTGGAGCAGGTCAAAAAGATCACGCATACTTCGACGCTCTATGCCAATGCGCCACAATCGCAACTGGCAGCAAAGCTCGCCGAAATCACGCCGGGCCGACTGGAAAAATCCTTTTTCACCAACAGCGGCACCGAAGCCGATGAAACCGCTACGCAAGCCGCGAAGCTCTACACCGGGCGACAGGAAATCATCACGCTTCGCCACAGTTACAGCGGACGGTCGGCGGCTGCGCAAAGCGCGGGCGGTCACCGAAGCTGGAAAGTGTTGCCAACGCAAGTCGCGGGGTATTACCACGCGCCCGCGCCGTATTGTTATCGCTGCCCGTTCAAACTGACGTATCCGGAATGCGATCTTGCCTGTGCCAAGGACTTGAAAGAACTGATTGAAACGGCGACTTCCGGCAACATCGCGGCATTTATGGCCGAACCAATTTTGGGCGTCGGCGGATACATCACTCCGCCGAAAGAGTATTTCAAAGAAGCCGTCGCCATTGTTCGCCAATATGGCGGCGTGTTCATCACCGACGAAGTGCAAACCGGTTGGGGACGCACGGGCGACAAATGGTTTGGCATTGAACATTGGGATGTCGAACCGGACATCATCACTTCGGCCAAGGGGATGGCTGCCGGATTGCCTATCGGCTGGACGATTGCGACGCCGGAAGTCGCCGCCGCTGTGCCTACACTGACGTTTTCGACCTTCGGAGGCAATCCGGTTTCGACGCGCGCCGCGCTGGCGACCATTGAAGTCATCGAAACCGAAAACCTGGTTCACAGCGCCAAAGTTGTCGGCGATCATTTGCGCGAAAAATTGATGGGTTTGATGGAAAAATACGAAGTCATCGGCGATGTGCGCGGCATGGGGCTGATGCAGGCGCTGGAACTGGTCAAAGACCGCAAGACCAAAGAACCGCATCCGCAAGCCGTGGTGAAGGTCTTCGAGGAAACCAAAAAGCGCGGCGTGTTGATCGGCAAAGGCGGATTGTACGGCAACTGCATCCGCATCGGGCCGCCGCTGATTGCCACGAAAGATGATATGGACGAAATGGTAACGGCGCTGGACGAAGCGCTGGCGACGATCTAA
- a CDS encoding Uma2 family endonuclease — translation MYAQTTAHGQVPIYPESDGKPMAETDIHRNLLADLVFTLENHFREQSDVYVSGNLLVYYVEGNPAKCFAPDVFVVRGVPKGQRRIYKLWEEGVAPQVIIELTSRKTSREDLQTKWQLYQELGVPEYFIFDPEYDYLDEPLIAYRLEQGRYLEQPIKDHRVMSDALGLELVDTGKTLRLLDPTTSRFLPNSLEAATAQEQLQKAVQAEQEARQLAAELEATLARYREQFGDLPKEK, via the coding sequence ATGTACGCTCAGACAACTGCCCATGGACAGGTGCCGATTTACCCGGAAAGTGATGGGAAACCTATGGCCGAAACGGATATTCATCGCAACTTGCTTGCTGATCTGGTGTTTACTTTGGAAAACCACTTTCGGGAGCAGTCGGATGTTTATGTTTCCGGCAATCTGCTGGTCTATTACGTCGAAGGCAATCCGGCAAAATGCTTTGCGCCAGATGTGTTTGTCGTGCGCGGAGTGCCAAAAGGGCAGCGGCGAATTTACAAGCTCTGGGAAGAAGGCGTTGCGCCACAAGTCATTATCGAACTAACTTCGCGGAAAACCTCGCGGGAAGATTTGCAGACAAAGTGGCAGCTTTATCAGGAACTAGGGGTGCCGGAATATTTCATCTTCGATCCGGAATACGATTATCTCGATGAGCCTTTGATCGCTTATCGTCTTGAGCAAGGGCGTTACTTGGAACAGCCGATTAAGGACCATCGGGTTATGAGCGATGCGCTTGGGCTTGAACTGGTTGATACCGGAAAAACACTAAGACTCCTTGATCCCACCACGAGCCGATTTTTGCCGAATTCGTTGGAAGCAGCCACTGCCCAGGAACAGTTGCAAAAGGCTGTTCAGGCTGAACAAGAAGCACGGCAACTGGCTGCTGAACTGGAAGCAACGCTGGCGCGTTACCGTGAGCAATTCGGCGACCTGCCAAAGGAGAAGTGA
- the hydA gene encoding dihydropyrimidinase encodes MRTLIKNGHIVTAVDSYIADLLIDGETVAMIGKDLSTVIGAVGTVDKTIDATGKLVIPGGIDPHTHMDLPFGGTSSSDDFETGTRAAAFGGTTTIIDFAVQYKGQALNEALDVWFEKAQGKATTDYGFHLICTDLPDERLPELKAMMDQGVSSFKLFMAYPGVFLVDDGTIFKAMTAAGEHGGLICMHAENGVVIDVLVKRALAAGHTAPKYHALTRPTKAEAEGVHRAIAIAEMAHSPVYIVHLSCYDALKEVQNARDLGLPAYAETCPQYLFLDYSYYEQEGFEGAKYVMTPPLRGKENQELLWRGLRMNDLQVISTDHCPFCMKEKKELGIDDFSKIPNGGPGVEHRMSLIYNGGVAQGRISLNRFVELTSTAAAKIFGLFPRKGTIAVGSDADIVIFDPNREQTISAATHHMRVDYSAYEGWKVKGVTEVVLSRGNVIVENGEWKGKAGAGQFLKRGTTGAK; translated from the coding sequence ATGCGAACTCTGATCAAAAACGGCCACATCGTCACTGCCGTAGACTCATACATTGCCGATCTGCTGATTGACGGCGAAACCGTCGCGATGATTGGCAAAGACCTTTCCACTGTGATTGGCGCTGTCGGCACGGTGGACAAAACGATTGACGCCACCGGCAAGTTGGTCATTCCCGGCGGCATTGATCCGCATACGCACATGGATTTGCCGTTTGGCGGCACGTCTTCATCCGACGATTTCGAGACCGGCACGCGTGCGGCGGCATTTGGCGGAACGACGACGATCATTGATTTCGCGGTGCAGTACAAAGGGCAGGCACTCAACGAAGCTTTGGACGTTTGGTTTGAAAAAGCGCAGGGCAAGGCGACGACCGATTATGGCTTTCATTTGATCTGCACGGATCTGCCCGATGAACGCTTGCCGGAATTGAAAGCGATGATGGATCAGGGCGTCAGCAGCTTCAAGCTGTTTATGGCCTATCCCGGAGTCTTTCTGGTGGACGATGGGACGATTTTCAAAGCGATGACGGCCGCGGGCGAACATGGCGGCTTGATCTGTATGCACGCCGAAAACGGCGTCGTGATTGACGTGCTCGTGAAACGCGCGTTGGCTGCCGGACACACCGCGCCGAAATACCATGCACTGACCCGTCCGACAAAGGCAGAAGCCGAAGGCGTTCACCGCGCTATCGCCATTGCCGAAATGGCGCATTCGCCGGTTTACATCGTTCACCTGAGTTGTTACGACGCGCTGAAGGAAGTCCAGAACGCGCGCGACCTGGGATTGCCCGCGTATGCCGAAACCTGCCCGCAATACCTGTTTCTGGATTACAGCTATTACGAACAGGAAGGCTTTGAAGGCGCGAAGTATGTGATGACGCCGCCGTTGCGCGGCAAAGAAAACCAGGAATTGCTCTGGCGCGGATTGCGCATGAACGACCTGCAAGTCATTTCCACAGACCATTGCCCGTTCTGCATGAAGGAAAAAAAAGAACTCGGCATTGATGATTTCAGCAAGATTCCCAACGGGGGCCCCGGCGTCGAACACCGCATGAGCCTGATTTACAACGGCGGCGTCGCCCAAGGGCGCATTAGCCTGAACCGGTTCGTCGAATTGACTTCGACGGCGGCAGCGAAAATCTTCGGGCTGTTTCCGCGCAAAGGAACGATTGCCGTCGGCTCGGACGCGGACATTGTCATTTTCGATCCGAATCGCGAACAGACGATCAGCGCCGCCACACACCACATGCGCGTGGATTACAGCGCCTACGAAGGGTGGAAGGTCAAGGGTGTTACCGAAGTCGTACTGTCGCGCGGCAACGTGATTGTCGAAAACGGCGAATGGAAAGGCAAAGCAGGCGCAGGACAGTTTCTGAAACGTGGAACGACTGGCGCGAAGTAA
- a CDS encoding NCS1 family nucleobase:cation symporter-1, with amino-acid sequence MSADITHETIHHSDGRVELRDYSTIKRSPLYNEDLAPVPVARRDWTTYNFAALWISMAHCIPTYMLASGLIAAGMNWWQALVTILLGNTIVLIPILLNSHPGTKYGIPFPVFARASYGVYGSNLPALMRAIVACGWFGIQAWIGGEALHTLFKTIIPNWQTLLGGAVGGHTPTEWISFLLFWGMNIWIIYRGMNLLRAVENWAAPYVLVMTALLLGWAIWRAGGLGTLLSESGKFHTLAEFWPVFIPSLTAMIGFWATLSLNMPDFTRFGRSQREQTIGQVVALPTTMTVFAAMGVMITSAAIVIYPQMKATELWDPLKVVGQFDNVFVIAVSMFTAVVATLAVNIAANVVSPANDFANAFPKLISFRTGGLITGIVGILMQPWKLLADPSAYIFTWLNGYSGGLGSIAGVLIADYWLVRKKELALSDLYRTQGVYAYSSGWNWRAVVATLIGCGLAWIGLLVPVLKPLYDYGWFVGFGASAATHYLLMKTIPPQPK; translated from the coding sequence ATGTCTGCTGACATCACTCACGAAACAATCCACCATTCCGATGGACGTGTTGAGTTGCGAGATTATTCGACGATCAAGCGCAGTCCACTGTACAACGAAGACCTTGCGCCGGTTCCCGTCGCGCGGCGCGATTGGACGACATACAACTTTGCCGCGTTGTGGATTTCGATGGCGCATTGCATTCCAACGTACATGCTGGCGTCCGGATTGATTGCGGCGGGGATGAACTGGTGGCAGGCGCTTGTCACCATACTGCTCGGCAACACGATTGTGCTGATTCCGATTTTGCTGAATTCGCATCCGGGGACAAAGTACGGCATTCCGTTTCCGGTTTTTGCGCGGGCCAGTTATGGCGTGTATGGATCGAATTTGCCTGCATTGATGCGCGCAATTGTGGCTTGCGGGTGGTTCGGCATTCAGGCATGGATTGGCGGCGAAGCGCTGCATACGCTGTTCAAAACGATCATACCGAATTGGCAGACCTTGCTGGGTGGAGCCGTTGGCGGCCACACGCCGACCGAGTGGATTTCGTTTTTGCTGTTTTGGGGCATGAACATCTGGATCATTTATCGCGGCATGAATTTGTTGCGCGCGGTAGAAAACTGGGCTGCGCCGTATGTGCTGGTGATGACGGCGCTGCTGTTAGGCTGGGCAATTTGGCGAGCCGGAGGTTTGGGCACACTGCTCAGCGAATCCGGCAAGTTTCACACGCTGGCCGAATTCTGGCCGGTATTTATTCCTTCGCTGACGGCGATGATCGGGTTTTGGGCGACGCTCAGTTTGAACATGCCGGACTTCACGCGCTTTGGTCGCAGCCAGCGCGAACAAACCATTGGCCAAGTCGTCGCGCTGCCCACAACGATGACCGTGTTTGCGGCGATGGGCGTGATGATTACTTCGGCGGCAATTGTGATTTATCCGCAGATGAAGGCGACCGAGTTGTGGGATCCGCTGAAAGTCGTCGGGCAATTCGATAATGTCTTTGTCATCGCCGTTTCGATGTTCACGGCGGTCGTCGCCACGCTGGCGGTGAACATTGCCGCAAACGTGGTTTCTCCAGCCAACGATTTTGCCAATGCATTTCCCAAACTAATTTCGTTTCGCACTGGCGGGCTGATTACTGGCATTGTTGGGATTTTGATGCAGCCGTGGAAGCTGCTGGCCGATCCGTCGGCGTACATCTTCACATGGCTGAATGGATATTCGGGCGGACTGGGCTCCATTGCTGGAGTGCTGATCGCCGATTACTGGTTAGTGCGAAAGAAAGAACTGGCGCTCAGCGATTTGTATCGCACGCAAGGAGTTTACGCGTATTCGTCCGGCTGGAACTGGCGCGCAGTCGTGGCGACGCTGATCGGCTGCGGACTGGCGTGGATTGGGCTGCTCGTTCCTGTGTTGAAACCGCTTTACGATTACGGATGGTTCGTTGGCTTTGGAGCTTCGGCGGCGACTCATTATTTGTTGATGAAGACGATTCCGCCGCAGCCAAAATAA
- a CDS encoding acyltransferase, with amino-acid sequence MARVVKCGLIQAKNAAPTDAPMADIKRLNIEKHLGFIEQAAKQGVQILCMQEVFTTPYFCAEQQTRWYEAVEKIPDGPTTKLMQDLAKQYGMVIVVPIYEEEITGVYYNTAAVIDADGKYLGKYRKNHIPHVAPGFWEKFYFKPGNLGYPCFDTAFARIGVYICYDRHFPEGARALGLNGAEIVFNPSATVAGLSEYLWKLEQPAHAVANGYFIGAINRVGYEAPWNIGEFYGQSYFCDPRGQFLAQAKRDEDALVVADLNLDVIREVRNTWQFFRDRRPETYGLLVEG; translated from the coding sequence ATGGCAAGAGTTGTGAAATGTGGATTGATTCAGGCAAAAAACGCCGCGCCGACGGATGCGCCGATGGCGGACATTAAGCGGCTGAACATCGAAAAGCATCTGGGCTTTATCGAACAGGCGGCCAAACAGGGCGTGCAGATTTTGTGCATGCAGGAAGTGTTCACCACGCCGTATTTCTGCGCCGAGCAGCAAACGCGCTGGTACGAAGCCGTGGAAAAGATTCCTGATGGCCCGACCACGAAACTGATGCAAGACCTCGCCAAGCAGTACGGCATGGTGATTGTCGTACCGATTTACGAAGAAGAAATCACCGGCGTGTATTACAACACGGCCGCCGTGATTGACGCCGACGGCAAATACCTGGGCAAGTACCGTAAAAATCACATCCCGCACGTCGCGCCGGGATTCTGGGAAAAGTTCTACTTCAAACCGGGCAATCTGGGGTATCCGTGTTTCGATACGGCCTTTGCGCGCATCGGCGTTTACATCTGCTACGACCGGCACTTTCCCGAAGGAGCGCGCGCCTTGGGGTTGAACGGAGCCGAGATTGTCTTCAATCCTTCCGCAACCGTCGCGGGTTTAAGCGAATACCTGTGGAAGCTGGAACAGCCCGCGCACGCCGTCGCCAACGGATATTTCATCGGCGCGATCAACCGCGTCGGCTATGAAGCTCCCTGGAACATCGGCGAGTTTTACGGCCAAAGTTATTTCTGCGATCCGCGCGGCCAGTTTCTGGCCCAGGCCAAACGCGACGAAGACGCGCTGGTTGTCGCCGATTTGAATCTGGATGTAATCCGGGAAGTCCGCAACACCTGGCAATTTTTCCGCGACCGCCGGCCTGAAACGTATGGGTTATTGGTCGAGGGATAA
- a CDS encoding D-aminoacylase gives MIAPSMKAAQTQSYDLIIRGGRIVDGTGAAWVRADVALRGDTIAAIGKLDGATAKRLIEANGQIIAPGFIDIHSHARRTIFEEPKAENYIRQGVTTAIEGPDGSSPLPLKPFFDRLTAAHIAINMGALVGQGSIRESVIGLVNRKATPEEIEKMKALVKEAMEQGAMGLSTGLFYVPGNYTPTEEVIELAKVAGRMGGIHTSHMRDEAAGVLKSVEETIAIGERGGLPTQVTHHKIIGKDNWGRSVDTLRLIAEARARGVDVTIDQYPYTASSTGLVALLPQWAQEGGQRELVKRLEDPATRARIKAAVIENIKFDRGGGDPKNVAIARCQWDQSLEGKTLAEITAARGRAVTIENAAETALEIVARGGASAIFHAINEDDLVRILKDPLTMVASDGGVEIPRRGVPHPRSYGTFARVLGVYVREKRVLTLEDAVRKMTSLPAARLGLQDRGLLRPGMKADIAIFDPARIIDRATFADPHQYAEGVSYVIVNGEVVLDDGKMTDARPGQMLLGNAARR, from the coding sequence ATGATTGCCCCTTCGATGAAGGCCGCGCAGACGCAAAGCTACGATTTGATTATTCGTGGCGGACGGATCGTTGATGGTACGGGCGCAGCTTGGGTTCGCGCCGATGTCGCTTTGCGCGGAGACACGATTGCCGCGATTGGCAAACTTGATGGCGCAACAGCCAAGCGCCTAATTGAAGCCAACGGGCAAATCATTGCGCCCGGCTTCATTGACATTCATTCGCACGCCCGACGCACGATTTTTGAAGAACCCAAAGCAGAAAACTACATCCGCCAAGGCGTCACCACGGCCATCGAAGGGCCAGACGGCAGTTCACCCTTGCCGCTCAAACCCTTTTTCGACCGACTCACGGCGGCCCACATCGCCATCAATATGGGCGCGCTGGTCGGGCAAGGCTCCATCCGCGAAAGCGTTATCGGCTTGGTCAACAGGAAAGCGACGCCGGAGGAAATCGAAAAGATGAAGGCGCTGGTCAAAGAAGCGATGGAACAAGGCGCGATGGGTTTGAGCACCGGCCTGTTTTATGTGCCGGGCAATTACACGCCGACCGAAGAAGTCATCGAACTGGCCAAAGTCGCCGGACGAATGGGTGGTATTCACACTTCGCACATGCGCGACGAAGCGGCGGGCGTTTTGAAAAGCGTCGAAGAAACCATCGCCATTGGCGAACGCGGCGGATTGCCGACGCAGGTCACGCATCACAAGATCATCGGCAAAGACAATTGGGGGCGCAGCGTGGACACCTTGCGCCTGATTGCCGAAGCGCGAGCACGCGGCGTGGACGTCACGATTGACCAATATCCTTATACGGCTTCAAGCACAGGTCTTGTCGCGCTCCTTCCGCAATGGGCGCAAGAAGGCGGCCAGCGCGAACTGGTCAAACGTCTGGAAGACCCGGCGACGCGCGCCCGCATCAAAGCCGCCGTCATCGAAAACATCAAATTCGACCGCGGAGGCGGCGATCCGAAAAATGTCGCCATCGCGCGCTGCCAGTGGGATCAAAGCCTGGAAGGCAAAACCCTGGCGGAAATCACTGCCGCGCGCGGACGCGCCGTGACGATTGAAAACGCCGCCGAAACCGCCCTGGAAATCGTAGCCCGTGGCGGCGCTTCAGCCATCTTTCACGCCATCAACGAAGACGATCTGGTTCGGATTCTGAAAGACCCGCTGACGATGGTTGCTTCCGATGGCGGTGTAGAAATCCCGCGACGCGGCGTGCCGCACCCGCGCAGTTACGGCACGTTTGCCCGCGTGCTGGGCGTTTACGTCCGGGAAAAGCGGGTGCTGACGTTGGAAGACGCCGTTCGTAAAATGACCTCGCTGCCCGCCGCGCGTTTGGGATTGCAAGATCGCGGCTTGCTGCGTCCGGGGATGAAAGCCGACATCGCTATTTTCGACCCGGCGCGCATCATTGACCGCGCGACCTTTGCCGACCCGCACCAATACGCCGAAGGCGTCAGCTACGTGATCGTTAACGGTGAAGTGGTACTGGATGATGGCAAGATGACAGACGCGCGTCCTGGCCAAATGTTGCTGGGAAATGCGGCCCGGCGGTAA